One Paralichthys olivaceus isolate ysfri-2021 chromosome 21, ASM2471397v2, whole genome shotgun sequence genomic window carries:
- the LOC109627124 gene encoding zinc finger protein Pegasus-like, which produces MDEIKTEPVDFVKEFQEYLTQQTQHVNMISGSVCGEKESVEPFQAAAPRSEQNGLDPPSVEVSLSMEDGSDVQMDGLERTCDGKYKCSYCSYANKGMARLIEHIRIHTGEKPHRCQLCPFASAYERHLEAHMRSHTGEKPYKCDLCAFRCSDRSNLSHHRRRRHKLLPTRVVRSAFSNKRMLSALQKRTGSLGFSRRLLINFNPPSMVMPKSDYLNDLSHKLHYHLNGSEYKSLPKVDENDSHNRGANGLTFNNPLDQLSTLAGQLADLHPESQTAASPDREFLEDEKPILIHQVSSEQVVMCSNRVQTSPPKEESPTSGHGSCSPVPGLSFENNMSALPASVSNSQPSTPTPALNTLDQQLFQKCQHCDIDFSDNILYTIHMGCHGYEHPFQCNICGHMCTDKYDFACHFARGQHKK; this is translated from the exons ATGGACGAGATAAAGACCGAGCCTGTGGATTTTGTGAAGGAATTCCAAGAATACCTGACACAGCAAACCCAGCATGTCAACATGATCTCAGGCTCCGTGTGCGGAGAGAAAGAGTCAGTGGAGCCGTTTCAAGCCG ctgcacCCAGAAGTGAGCAGAATGGTCTGGACCCTCCGTCTGTGGAGGTGAGCCTGTCGATGGAGGATGGGTCAGATGTACAGATGGACGGCCTGGAGAGGACCTGTGATGGAAAATACAAGTGCAGCTACTGTAGCTATGCCAACAAGGGCATGGCTCGCTTAATAGAGCACATCCGCATCCACACAG GAGAAAAGCCACACCGCTGCCAGCTGTGCCCTTTCGCCTCAGCATATGAGCGCCATTTGGAAGCCCACATGCGTTCGCACACAGGAGAGAAGCCGTACAAGTGTGACCTCTGCGCCTTCCGCTGCAGCGACCGCAGCAACCTGTCACACCATCGTCGCCGGCGCCACAAACTTCTGCCCACGAGGGTCGTTCGCTCTGCCTTCTCCAACAAGAGAATGCTGAGCGCCTTGCAGAAGAGGACGGGCTCGCTTGGCTTCAGCAGGCGACTGCTCATCAATTTCAACCCTCCCTCCATGGTGATGCCAAAGTCGGATTATCTAAACGACTTGTCTCACAAGCTCCACTATCATTTGAATGGCAGTGAGTATAAGAGCCTTCCCAAGGTAGATGAGAATGATAGTCACAACAGAGGCGCTAATGGTTTGACGTTTAATAACCCGCTGGACCAGCTGTCCACACTTGCTGGCCAGTTGGCCGACCTTCACCCTGAGTCTCAGACTGCAGCGTCTCCAGACAGGGAGTTTTTAGAAGATGAGAAGCCCATCCTCATACATCAGGTCTCTAGTGAACAGGTTGTAATGTGTTCAAACAGAGTGCAGACATCACCTCCTAAAGAAGAATCTCCCACCTCAGGCCACGGCAGTTGTAGTCCTGTTCCTGGCCTCAGTTTTGAGAACAACATGAGCGCTCTTCCTGCGAGTGTGAGCAACAGCCAGCCGAGCACACCCACTCCTGCCCTGAACACTCTGGACCAACAGCTCTTTCAAAAATGCCAGCACTGTGATATTGACTTTTCTGACAATATCCTCTACACCATTCACATGGGCTGTCATGGCTACGAACATCCATTCCAGTGCAACATCTGTGgacacatgtgcacagacaaaTATGACTTTGCATGCCACTTTGCCCGTGGCCAACATAAAAAGTGA
- the acadsb gene encoding short/branched chain specific acyl-CoA dehydrogenase, mitochondrial — protein MAAPLVRIFSKSCIRQISRPWGSCQAGWRGMSTRSAPDVAAHEGAGLGSFAPLQTYSEEESMMRETVKKYAQECIAPFVSKMDENAVMDEEVIKSLFEQGLMGIEIDPEYGGTGTSFFSSILVIEELAKVDPSVAVLCDIQNTLINTLFIKLGTPAQKEQYLSRLSTDMIGSFCLSEAESGSDAFSLKTRAEKHKDYFIINGSKMWISNAEHAGVFLVMANVDFSAGYKGITCFIVDRDTEGLEICKKENKLGLCASSTCPLNFDNVKVPEKNILGQIGHGYKYAIGMLNEGRIGIASQMLGLAQGCFDHTIPYTRQRVQFGQRIFDFQGMQHQISHVATQIEAARLLTYNAARLKQAGRPFIKEACMAKYFTAEVATLTTSKCIEWMGGVGFTKDYPIEKYYRDCKIGTIYEGTTNVQLSSIAKFIDKEYDH, from the exons ATGGCCGCTCCGTTGGTCAGGATCTTTTCTAAG TCTTGCATCAGACAGATCTCCCGACCATGGGGGTCATGCCAGGCTGGATGGAGGGGCATGTCCACCAGATCTGCCCCAGACGTGGCTGCACACGAGGGGGCTGGGCTGGGCTCCTTCGCTCCCCTGCAGACATACTCTGAGGAGGAGAGCATGATGAGGGAGACAG tgaaaaaatatgCACAAGAGTGCATCGCTCCATTTGTGTCAAAGATGGATGAAAACGCTGTTATGGATGAGGAAGTGATCAAATCTCTCTTTGAACAAGGC CTCATGGGCATTGAGATCGACCCAGAATACGGTGGCACCGGcacttccttcttctcctccattcTGGTTATCGAGGAGTTAGCGAAGGTGGATCCATCTGTGGCCGTTCTGTGTGACATCCAGAACACACTGATCAACACACTCTTCATCAAACTGGGCACCCCAGCTCAGAAAGAGCAGTACCTCAGCCGACTGTCAACTGACATG ATCGGAAGCTTCTGCCTTTCTGAAGCAGAGTCGGGGAGTGACGCCTTTTCTCTGAAGACACGTGCTGAGAAACACAAGGACTATTTCATCATCAATGGATCCAAGATGTGGATCAGTAATGCAGAGCACGCAGGTGTATTCCTGGTGATGGCCAATGTGGACTTCTCTGCT GGATACAAAGGTATCACCTGCTTCATCGTGGATCGGGACACCGAGGGGCTCGAGATCTGCAAAAAGGAGAACAAGCTCGGCCTGTGTGCATCCTCTACCTGCCCGCTAAACTTTGACAATGTCAAG GTGCCAGAGAAGAACATTTTGGGACAGATCGGTCACGGGTATAAGTATGCCATCGGCATGTTGAACGAGGGCCGGATAGGAATTGCAAGTCAG ATGCTTGGACTGGCACAGGGCTGCTTCGACCACACCATTCCTTACACAAGACAGAGGGTACAGTTCGGACAACGTATCTTTGATTTCCAG GGCATGcagcaccaaatttcacatgtAGCGACGCAGATCGAAGCTGCACGGCTGCTGACGTACAACGCTGCACGTCTGAAGCAAGCCGGGAGACCTTTCATTAAGGAGGCCTGCATGGCTAAATACTTCACTGCAGAG GTTGCAACACTAACCACATCGAAGTGCATCGAATGGATGGGAGGGGTCGGCTTCACTAAAGACTACCCCATAGAGAAATACTACAGAGACTGTAAAATTG GCACCATTTATGAGGGCACGACGAATGTTCAGCTTTCCAGTATAGCCAAGTTCATCGATAAGGAGTACGACCACTAA
- the hmx3b gene encoding homeobox protein HMX3-B: MADSDAQETRQPAKDSPFSIKNLLNIEDKPAKQKSFLGSSRGVFEGSFFSRLGELSFPRFELPTAQRIGLSGQYLDRASTWWYPYTLGAHLRTGGSEKANPRDASPAPDRRSPDLQKSDLQDVKEESADDEVTLDESDAEEPKRELDPEDDWRKKTDELDADKKPCRKKKTRTVFSRSQVFQLESTFDIKRYLSSSERAGLAASLHLTETQVKIWFQNRRNKWKRQLAAELEAANLSHAAAQRIVRVPILYHEHGAPESTGGPSANSPGNQSMLAFPHHMYYSHPVPLLRPV, encoded by the exons ATGGCAGACTCTGATGCGCAGGAGACTCGCCAACCCGCAAAAGACTCTCCCTTCTCCATAAAGAACCTGCTGAACATCGAGGACAAACCCGCGAAGCAGAAGAGCTTCCTGGGCTCGTCCAGAGGAGTGTTTGAGGGAAGCTTCTTCTCTCGGCTCGGTGAATTATCTTTCCCTCGGTTTGAGCTGCCCACGGCACAGAGGATTGGACTCTCGGGGCAGTATCTGGACAGAGCGTCTACCTGGTGGTACCCGTACACGCTTGGGGCTCATCTGAGGACCGGAG GGTCTGAGAAGGCAAACCCGAGGGATGCATCACCGGCACCGGACAGGCGCTCCCCGGACCTCCAGAAAAGTGACCTGCAGGATGTCAAAGAGGAGAGCGCCGACGACGAGGTCACGCTGGACGAGAGCGACGCGGAGGAGCCGAAGAGAGAGCTGGACCCGGAGGACGACTGGAGGAAAAAGACAGACGAGCTGGACGCCGACAAGAAGCCGTGTCGGAAGAAGAAGACGCGCACTGTGTTCTCCCGGAGCCAGGTGTTCCAGCTGGAGTCCACCTTCGACATCAAGCGCTACCTGAGCAGCTCGGAGCGCGCAGGCCTGGCCGCGTCCCTGCACCTGACGGAGACGCAGGTGAAGATCTGGTTCCAGAATCGGAGGAATAAGTGGAAGAGGCAGCTGGCTGCGGAGCTGGAGGCGGCCAACCTGAGCCATGCGGCGGCGCAAAGGATTGTGCGGGTTCCCATACTGTACCACGAGCACGGGGCCCCAGAGTCGACCGGGGGGCCCTCTGCAAACTCACCGGGTAACCAGTCGATGCTGGCTTTTCCCCACCACATGTACTATTCCCACCCGGTGCCACTGCTGAGGCCTGTTTAA
- the bub3 gene encoding mitotic checkpoint protein BUB3 isoform X1, whose product MTGSNEYKLNQGPEDTISAVKFSPSTAQFLLVSSWDCTVRLFDVGGNTMRMKYQHTAPVLDCAFYDPTHSWSGGLDAQLKTHDLNTDQDTIVGAHDAPIRCVEYCPEVNVMVTGSWDRSVRLWDPRTPCNAGTFTQPEKVYTLSVAGDRLIVGTAGRRVLVWDLRNMGYVQQRRESSLKYQTRSIRAFPNKQGYVLSSIEGRVAVEYLDPSQEVQKKKYAFKCHRLKEDGIEHVYPVNAISFHSVHNTFATGGSDGFVNIWDPFNKKRLCQFHRYPTSIASLAFNNDGTMLAIASSYMQEKGDIGHPEDAIFIRQVTDAETKPKST is encoded by the exons ATGACAGGCTCAAATGAATACAAACTGAACCAGGGACCAGAGGACACCATCTCTGCCGTCAAGTTCAGCCCCAGCACAGCTCAGTTCCTGCTGGTGTCCTCATGGGACTGCACTGTCCGTCTCTTCGATGTCGGAGGCAACACCATGCGGATGAAGTACCAGCACACAGCTCCAGTTCTTGACTGTGCTTTTTAT GACCCAACACATTCCTGGAGTGGAGGATTAGATGCACAGTTAAAAACGCATGATTTGAACACAGACCAAG ATACAATAGTTGGAGCACATGATGCTCCCATCCGTTGTGTGGAGTACTGCCCAGAGGTTAACGTCATGGTAACAGGTAGCTGGGACAGATCGGTTCGGCTGTGGGACCCGAGGACACCCTGCAATGCTGGCACCTTTACACAGCCTGAGAAG GTGTATACGCTTTCTGTGGCCGGAGATAGACTAATCGTCGGCACAGCTGGAAGAAGAGTCCTGGTGTGGGATCTGAGGAACATGGGCTACGTACAGCAAAGAAGAGAGTCCAGCCTCAAGTATCAGACACGCAGCATCAGAGCTTTCCCCAACAAACAG GGCTACGTCTTGAGTTCAATTGAAGGACGAGTAGCTGTGGAGTACCTGGACCCTAGTCAGGAGGTTCAGAAGAAGAAATACGCGTTCAAATGCCACAGGCTGAAGGAGGACGGAATTGAGCATGTTTACCCCGTCAATGCAATCTCATTTCACAGTGTTCATAACACCTTTGCCACAG GTGGCTCGGACGGCTTTGTGAACATCTGGGACCCATTCAACAAGAAGCGCCTGTGCCAGTTCCACCGGTACCCGACCAGCATCGCCTCCCTCGCCTTCAATAACGACGGCACCATGCTCGCCATCGCCTCCTCTTACATGCAAGAAAAGGGTGATATCGGCCACCCAGAGGATGCCATCTTCATCCGCCAAGTCACAGATGCTGAGACGAAGCCGAA gTCAACCTAA
- the bub3 gene encoding mitotic checkpoint protein BUB3 isoform X2, with translation MTGSNEYKLNQGPEDTISAVKFSPSTAQFLLVSSWDCTVRLFDVGGNTMRMKYQHTAPVLDCAFYDPTHSWSGGLDAQLKTHDLNTDQDTIVGAHDAPIRCVEYCPEVNVMVTGSWDRSVRLWDPRTPCNAGTFTQPEKVYTLSVAGDRLIVGTAGRRVLVWDLRNMGYVQQRRESSLKYQTRSIRAFPNKQGYVLSSIEGRVAVEYLDPSQEVQKKKYAFKCHRLKEDGIEHVYPVNAISFHSVHNTFATGGSDGFVNIWDPFNKKRLCQFHRYPTSIASLAFNNDGTMLAIASSYMQEKGDIGHPEDAIFIRQVTDAETKPK, from the exons ATGACAGGCTCAAATGAATACAAACTGAACCAGGGACCAGAGGACACCATCTCTGCCGTCAAGTTCAGCCCCAGCACAGCTCAGTTCCTGCTGGTGTCCTCATGGGACTGCACTGTCCGTCTCTTCGATGTCGGAGGCAACACCATGCGGATGAAGTACCAGCACACAGCTCCAGTTCTTGACTGTGCTTTTTAT GACCCAACACATTCCTGGAGTGGAGGATTAGATGCACAGTTAAAAACGCATGATTTGAACACAGACCAAG ATACAATAGTTGGAGCACATGATGCTCCCATCCGTTGTGTGGAGTACTGCCCAGAGGTTAACGTCATGGTAACAGGTAGCTGGGACAGATCGGTTCGGCTGTGGGACCCGAGGACACCCTGCAATGCTGGCACCTTTACACAGCCTGAGAAG GTGTATACGCTTTCTGTGGCCGGAGATAGACTAATCGTCGGCACAGCTGGAAGAAGAGTCCTGGTGTGGGATCTGAGGAACATGGGCTACGTACAGCAAAGAAGAGAGTCCAGCCTCAAGTATCAGACACGCAGCATCAGAGCTTTCCCCAACAAACAG GGCTACGTCTTGAGTTCAATTGAAGGACGAGTAGCTGTGGAGTACCTGGACCCTAGTCAGGAGGTTCAGAAGAAGAAATACGCGTTCAAATGCCACAGGCTGAAGGAGGACGGAATTGAGCATGTTTACCCCGTCAATGCAATCTCATTTCACAGTGTTCATAACACCTTTGCCACAG GTGGCTCGGACGGCTTTGTGAACATCTGGGACCCATTCAACAAGAAGCGCCTGTGCCAGTTCCACCGGTACCCGACCAGCATCGCCTCCCTCGCCTTCAATAACGACGGCACCATGCTCGCCATCGCCTCCTCTTACATGCAAGAAAAGGGTGATATCGGCCACCCAGAGGATGCCATCTTCATCCGCCAAGTCACAGATGCTGAGACGAAGCCGAAGTGA